The following proteins are encoded in a genomic region of Nomascus leucogenys isolate Asia chromosome 17, Asia_NLE_v1, whole genome shotgun sequence:
- the SYMPK gene encoding symplekin isoform X1: MASGSGDSVTRRSVASQFFTQEEGPGIDGMTTSERVVDLLNQAALITNDSKITVLKQVQELIINKDPTLLDNFLDEIIAFQADKSIEVRKFVIGFIEEACKRDIELLLKLIANLNMLLRDENVNVVKKAILTMTQLYKVALQWMVKSRVISELQEACWDMVSAMAGDIILLLDSDNDGIRTHAIKFVEGLIVTLSPRMADSEIPRRQEHDISLDRIPRDHPYIQYNVLWEEGKAALEQLLKFMVHPAISSINLTTALGSLANIARQRPMFMSEVIQAYETLHANLPPTLAKSQVSSVRKNLKLHLLSVLKHPASLEFQAQITTLLVDLGTPQAEIARNMPSSKDTRKRPRDDSDSTLKKMKLEPNLGEDDEDKDLEPGPSGTSKASAQISGQSDTDITAEFLQPLLTPDNVANLVLISMVYLPEAMPASFQAIYTPVESAGTEAQIKHLARLMATQMTAAGLGPGVEQTKQCKEEPKEEKVVKTESVLIKRRLSAQGQAISVVGSLSSMSPLEEEAPQAKRRPEPIIPVTQPRLAGAGGRKKIFRLSDVLKPLTDAQVEAMKLGAVKRILRAEKAVACSGAAQVRIKILASLVTQFNSGLKAEVLSFILEDVRARLDLAFAWLYQEYNAYLAAGASGSLDKYEDCLIRLLSGLQEKPDQKDGIFTKVVLEAPLITESALEVVRKYCEDESRTYLGMSTLRDLIFKRPSRQFQYLHVLLDLSSHEKDKVRSQALLFIKRMYEKEQLREYVEKFALNYLQLLVHPNPPSVLFGADKDTEVAAPWTEETVKQCLYLYLALLPQNHKLIHELAAVYTEAIADIKRTVLRVIEQPIRGMGMNSPELLLLVENCPKGAETLVTRCLHSLTDKVPPSPELVKRVRDLYHKRLPDVRFLIPVLNGLEKKEVIQALPKLIKLNPIVVKEVFNRLLGTQHGEGNSALSPLNPGELLIALHNIDSVKCDMKSIIKATNLCFAERNVYTSEVLAVVMQQLMEQSPLPMLLMRTVIQSLTMYPRLGGFVMNILSRLIMKQVWKYPKVWEGFIKCCQRTKPQSFQVILQLPPQQLGAVFDKCPELREPLLAHVRSFTPHQQAHIPNSIMTILEASGKQEPEAKEAPAGPLEEDDLEPLALAPAPAPRPPQDLIGLRLAQEKALKRQLEEEQKLKPGGVGAPSSSSSPSPSARPGPPPSEEAMDFREEGPECETPGIFISMDDDSGLTEAALLDSSLEGPLPKETAAGGLTLKEERSPQTLAPIGEDAVKTPSPVAEDAREPEAKGNS, from the exons GTCCAGGAGCTGATAATCAACAAAGACCCCACACTACTGGACAACTTCCTGGAC GAGATCATCGCATTCCAAGCAGACAAGTCAATTGAAGTGCGAAAATTTGTCATCGGCTTCATCGAGGAGGCATG CAAGCGAGACATTGAGTTGCTGCTGAAACTCATTGCAAACCTCAACATGCTCTTGAGGGATGAGAATGTGAACGTAGTGAAGAAGGCCATCCTCACCATGACCCAGCTCTACAAGGTGGCCCTGCAG TGGATGGTGAAGTCACGGGTCATTAGCGAGCTACAGGAGGCCTGCTGGGACATGGTATCTGCCATGGCGGGGGACATCATCCTGCTGTTGGACTCTGACAATGATGGCATCCGCACCCACGCCATCAAGTTTGTGGAGGGCCTCattgtcactctgtcaccccgcaTGGCTGACTCAGAGATACCCCGACGCCAGGAGCATGATATCAGCCTGGACCGCATCCCTCGTGACCACCCCTACATCCAGTACA ATGTGCTATGGGAAGAGGGCAAGGCAGCCTTGGAGCAGCTGCTTAAGTTCATGGTGCACCCTGCCATCTCCTCCATCAACCTGACCACAGCGCTGGGCTCCCTCGCCAATATCGCCCGCCAGAGACCCATGTTCATGTCTGAGGTGATCCAGGCCTATGAAACTCTGCATG CCAACCTGCCCCCAACGCTGGCCAAATCGCAGGTGAGCAGCGTGCGTAAGAATCTGAAGCTGCACCTGTTGAGTGTGCTGAAGCACCCGGCTTCCTTGGAGTTCCAGGCCCAGATCACCACCCTGCTGGTGGACCTGGGCACACCTCAGGCTGAGATCGCCCGCAACATGCCGAGCAGCAAGGACACCCGCAAGCGGCCCCGCGATGACTCGGACTCTACACTCAAGAAGATGAAGCTGG AGCCCAACCTAGGGGAGGATGATGAGGACAAGGACTTGGAGCCAGGCCCATCGGGGACCTCGAAGGCCTCGGCGCAGATCTCCGGCCAGTCAGACACGGACATCACAGCTGAGttcctgcagcctctgctgaCGCCTGATAATGTGGCTAATCTG GTCCTCATCAGCATGGTGTACCTGCCCGAGGCCATGCCAGCCTCCTTCCAGGCCATCTACACCCCCGTGGAGTCAGCAGGCACGGAAGCCCAGATCAAGCACCTGGCTCGGCTCATGGCCACACAGATGACAGCTGCCGGACTGGGACCAG GTGTAGAGCAGACCAAACAGTGCAAGGAGGAGCCCAAGGAGGAGAAGGTGGTGAAGACGGAGAGCGTCCTGATCAAGCGGCGCCTGTCAGCCCAGGGCCAAGCCATCTCGGTGGTGGGTTCCCTGAGCTCCATGTCCCCTCTGGAGGAAGAGGCACCGCAGGCCAAAAGGAGGCCAGAGCCCATTATCCCTGTCACTCAGCCCCG GCTGGCAGGCGCCGGTGGGCGCAAGAAAATTTTCCGTCTCAGCGACGTGCTGAAGCCCCTTACTGATGCCCAGGTGGAAGCCATGAAGCTGGGCGCTGTGAAGCGGATCCTGCGGGCTGAGAAGGCTGTGGCCTGCAGCGGGGCAGCCCAG GTCCGCATAAAGATCCtggccagcctggtgacacagttcAACTCAGGCCTGAAGGCGGAGGTCTTGTCCTTCATCCTGGAGGATGTGCGGGCCCGCCTGGATCTGGCCTTCGCCTGGCTCTACCAGGAGTACAACGCCTACCTGGCTGCGGGTGCCTCGGGCTCCCTGGACAAGTATGAGGACTGCCTCATCCGCCTGCTCTCTGGCCTGCAGGAGAAACCAGACCAGAAGGATGG GATCTTCACCAAGGTTGTGCTGGAGGCGCCACTCATCACAGAGAGTGCCCTGGAGGTGGTCCGCAAGTACTGCGAGGATGAG AGTCGCACCTATCTGGGCATGTCCACGCTTCGAGACCTGATCTTCAAGCGCCCATCCCGCCAGTTCCAGTACCTGCATGTCCTCCTTGACCTCAGCTCCCATGAGAAGGACAAG GTGCGCTCCCAGGCCCTGCTGTTCATCAAACGCATGTATGAGAAGGAGCAGCTGCGGGAGTATGTGGAGAAATTTGCCCTCAACTACCTGCAGCTCCTGGTGCACCCCAACCCACCGTCTGTGCTGTTTGGAGCTGACAAGGACACAG AGGTGGCAGCACCCTGGACGGAGGAGACAGTGAAGCAGTGTCTCTACCTCTACCTGGCCCTCCTGCCTCAGAACCACAAGCTGATCCATGAGCTGGCGGCCGTGTACACTGAAGCCATCGCCGACATCAAGCGGACGGTGCTGAGGGTCATTGAGCAGCCG ATCCGAGGAATGGGCATGAACTCCCCGGAGCTGCTCCTGCTGGTGGAAAATTGTCCTAAGGGGGCAGAGACACTGGTCACGCGATGTCTGCATAGCCTCACAGACAAAG TGCCACCCTCCCCGGAGCTGGTGAAGCGGGTCCGGGATCTCTACCACAAGCGACTGCCAGACGTCCGCTTCCTCATCCCGGTGCTCAATGGGCTGGAGAAG AAAGAGGTGATCCAGGCCCTGCCTAAACTCATCAAACTCAACCCCATCGTGGTGAAGGAAGTCTTCAACCGCCTGCTGGGCACCCAGCATG GTGAGGGAAACTCGGCCTTGTCCCCGCTGAACCCTGGAGAGCTCCTGATCGCATTACACAACATCGACTCCGTGAAGTGCGACATGAAGTCCATCATCAAAG CCACCAACCTGTGCTTTGCGGAGCGGAACGTGTACACGTCAGAGGTGCTGGCCGTGGTGATGCAGCAGCTGATGGAGCAGAGTCCCCTGCCCATGCTGCTCATGAGGACCGTCATCCAGTCCCTGACCATGTACCCCCGCCTGGGGGGCTTCGTCATGAACATCCTGTCCCGCCTCATCATGAAGCAG GTGTGGAAGTACCCCAAGGTGTGGGAGGGCTTCATCAAGTGCTGCCAGCGCACCAAGCCCCAGAGCTTCCAGGTCATCCTGCAGCTGCCGCCCCAGCAGCTGGGAGCCGTCTTTGACAAGTGCCCGGAGCTCCGGGAGCCCCTACTGGCCCATGTCCGCTCCTTCACCCCCCACCAG CAAGCTCACATCCCTAACTCCATCATGACCATCTTGGAGGCCAGCGGCAAGCAGGAGCCAGAGGCCAAGGAGGCGCCTGCGGGGCccctggaggag GATGACCTGGAACCCCTGGCCTTGGCCCCGGCCCCAGCACCCCGGCCCCCTCAGGACCTCATCGGCCTGAGGCTGGCCCAGGAGAAGGCTTTAAAGCGGCAgctggaggaggagcagaagCTGAAGCCGGGAGGAGTGGGagccccctcttcttcctcctctccctctccctcggCCCGGCCGGGCCCTCCCCCGTCTGAGGAAGCCATGGATTTCCGGGAGGAGGGGCCTGAGTGCGAGACCCCGGGCATTTTCATCAGCATGGATGACGACTCGGGGCTGACGGAGGCCGCGCTGTTGGACTCTAGTCTCGAAGGTCCCCTACCCAAG GAGACGGCAGCGGGTGGGCTGACCTTGAAGGAAGAGCGGAGCCCCCAGACCCTCGCACCTATTGGAGAAGATGCTGTGAAGACCCCCAGCCCGGTTGCTGAGGACGCCAGGGAACCTGAGGCCAAGGGGAACAGCTGA
- the SYMPK gene encoding symplekin isoform X2: MLLRDENVNVVKKAILTMTQLYKVALQWMVKSRVISELQEACWDMVSAMAGDIILLLDSDNDGIRTHAIKFVEGLIVTLSPRMADSEIPRRQEHDISLDRIPRDHPYIQYNVLWEEGKAALEQLLKFMVHPAISSINLTTALGSLANIARQRPMFMSEVIQAYETLHANLPPTLAKSQVSSVRKNLKLHLLSVLKHPASLEFQAQITTLLVDLGTPQAEIARNMPSSKDTRKRPRDDSDSTLKKMKLEPNLGEDDEDKDLEPGPSGTSKASAQISGQSDTDITAEFLQPLLTPDNVANLVLISMVYLPEAMPASFQAIYTPVESAGTEAQIKHLARLMATQMTAAGLGPGVEQTKQCKEEPKEEKVVKTESVLIKRRLSAQGQAISVVGSLSSMSPLEEEAPQAKRRPEPIIPVTQPRLAGAGGRKKIFRLSDVLKPLTDAQVEAMKLGAVKRILRAEKAVACSGAAQVRIKILASLVTQFNSGLKAEVLSFILEDVRARLDLAFAWLYQEYNAYLAAGASGSLDKYEDCLIRLLSGLQEKPDQKDGIFTKVVLEAPLITESALEVVRKYCEDESRTYLGMSTLRDLIFKRPSRQFQYLHVLLDLSSHEKDKVRSQALLFIKRMYEKEQLREYVEKFALNYLQLLVHPNPPSVLFGADKDTEVAAPWTEETVKQCLYLYLALLPQNHKLIHELAAVYTEAIADIKRTVLRVIEQPIRGMGMNSPELLLLVENCPKGAETLVTRCLHSLTDKVPPSPELVKRVRDLYHKRLPDVRFLIPVLNGLEKKEVIQALPKLIKLNPIVVKEVFNRLLGTQHGEGNSALSPLNPGELLIALHNIDSVKCDMKSIIKATNLCFAERNVYTSEVLAVVMQQLMEQSPLPMLLMRTVIQSLTMYPRLGGFVMNILSRLIMKQVWKYPKVWEGFIKCCQRTKPQSFQVILQLPPQQLGAVFDKCPELREPLLAHVRSFTPHQQAHIPNSIMTILEASGKQEPEAKEAPAGPLEEDDLEPLALAPAPAPRPPQDLIGLRLAQEKALKRQLEEEQKLKPGGVGAPSSSSSPSPSARPGPPPSEEAMDFREEGPECETPGIFISMDDDSGLTEAALLDSSLEGPLPKETAAGGLTLKEERSPQTLAPIGEDAVKTPSPVAEDAREPEAKGNS; the protein is encoded by the exons ATGCTCTTGAGGGATGAGAATGTGAACGTAGTGAAGAAGGCCATCCTCACCATGACCCAGCTCTACAAGGTGGCCCTGCAG TGGATGGTGAAGTCACGGGTCATTAGCGAGCTACAGGAGGCCTGCTGGGACATGGTATCTGCCATGGCGGGGGACATCATCCTGCTGTTGGACTCTGACAATGATGGCATCCGCACCCACGCCATCAAGTTTGTGGAGGGCCTCattgtcactctgtcaccccgcaTGGCTGACTCAGAGATACCCCGACGCCAGGAGCATGATATCAGCCTGGACCGCATCCCTCGTGACCACCCCTACATCCAGTACA ATGTGCTATGGGAAGAGGGCAAGGCAGCCTTGGAGCAGCTGCTTAAGTTCATGGTGCACCCTGCCATCTCCTCCATCAACCTGACCACAGCGCTGGGCTCCCTCGCCAATATCGCCCGCCAGAGACCCATGTTCATGTCTGAGGTGATCCAGGCCTATGAAACTCTGCATG CCAACCTGCCCCCAACGCTGGCCAAATCGCAGGTGAGCAGCGTGCGTAAGAATCTGAAGCTGCACCTGTTGAGTGTGCTGAAGCACCCGGCTTCCTTGGAGTTCCAGGCCCAGATCACCACCCTGCTGGTGGACCTGGGCACACCTCAGGCTGAGATCGCCCGCAACATGCCGAGCAGCAAGGACACCCGCAAGCGGCCCCGCGATGACTCGGACTCTACACTCAAGAAGATGAAGCTGG AGCCCAACCTAGGGGAGGATGATGAGGACAAGGACTTGGAGCCAGGCCCATCGGGGACCTCGAAGGCCTCGGCGCAGATCTCCGGCCAGTCAGACACGGACATCACAGCTGAGttcctgcagcctctgctgaCGCCTGATAATGTGGCTAATCTG GTCCTCATCAGCATGGTGTACCTGCCCGAGGCCATGCCAGCCTCCTTCCAGGCCATCTACACCCCCGTGGAGTCAGCAGGCACGGAAGCCCAGATCAAGCACCTGGCTCGGCTCATGGCCACACAGATGACAGCTGCCGGACTGGGACCAG GTGTAGAGCAGACCAAACAGTGCAAGGAGGAGCCCAAGGAGGAGAAGGTGGTGAAGACGGAGAGCGTCCTGATCAAGCGGCGCCTGTCAGCCCAGGGCCAAGCCATCTCGGTGGTGGGTTCCCTGAGCTCCATGTCCCCTCTGGAGGAAGAGGCACCGCAGGCCAAAAGGAGGCCAGAGCCCATTATCCCTGTCACTCAGCCCCG GCTGGCAGGCGCCGGTGGGCGCAAGAAAATTTTCCGTCTCAGCGACGTGCTGAAGCCCCTTACTGATGCCCAGGTGGAAGCCATGAAGCTGGGCGCTGTGAAGCGGATCCTGCGGGCTGAGAAGGCTGTGGCCTGCAGCGGGGCAGCCCAG GTCCGCATAAAGATCCtggccagcctggtgacacagttcAACTCAGGCCTGAAGGCGGAGGTCTTGTCCTTCATCCTGGAGGATGTGCGGGCCCGCCTGGATCTGGCCTTCGCCTGGCTCTACCAGGAGTACAACGCCTACCTGGCTGCGGGTGCCTCGGGCTCCCTGGACAAGTATGAGGACTGCCTCATCCGCCTGCTCTCTGGCCTGCAGGAGAAACCAGACCAGAAGGATGG GATCTTCACCAAGGTTGTGCTGGAGGCGCCACTCATCACAGAGAGTGCCCTGGAGGTGGTCCGCAAGTACTGCGAGGATGAG AGTCGCACCTATCTGGGCATGTCCACGCTTCGAGACCTGATCTTCAAGCGCCCATCCCGCCAGTTCCAGTACCTGCATGTCCTCCTTGACCTCAGCTCCCATGAGAAGGACAAG GTGCGCTCCCAGGCCCTGCTGTTCATCAAACGCATGTATGAGAAGGAGCAGCTGCGGGAGTATGTGGAGAAATTTGCCCTCAACTACCTGCAGCTCCTGGTGCACCCCAACCCACCGTCTGTGCTGTTTGGAGCTGACAAGGACACAG AGGTGGCAGCACCCTGGACGGAGGAGACAGTGAAGCAGTGTCTCTACCTCTACCTGGCCCTCCTGCCTCAGAACCACAAGCTGATCCATGAGCTGGCGGCCGTGTACACTGAAGCCATCGCCGACATCAAGCGGACGGTGCTGAGGGTCATTGAGCAGCCG ATCCGAGGAATGGGCATGAACTCCCCGGAGCTGCTCCTGCTGGTGGAAAATTGTCCTAAGGGGGCAGAGACACTGGTCACGCGATGTCTGCATAGCCTCACAGACAAAG TGCCACCCTCCCCGGAGCTGGTGAAGCGGGTCCGGGATCTCTACCACAAGCGACTGCCAGACGTCCGCTTCCTCATCCCGGTGCTCAATGGGCTGGAGAAG AAAGAGGTGATCCAGGCCCTGCCTAAACTCATCAAACTCAACCCCATCGTGGTGAAGGAAGTCTTCAACCGCCTGCTGGGCACCCAGCATG GTGAGGGAAACTCGGCCTTGTCCCCGCTGAACCCTGGAGAGCTCCTGATCGCATTACACAACATCGACTCCGTGAAGTGCGACATGAAGTCCATCATCAAAG CCACCAACCTGTGCTTTGCGGAGCGGAACGTGTACACGTCAGAGGTGCTGGCCGTGGTGATGCAGCAGCTGATGGAGCAGAGTCCCCTGCCCATGCTGCTCATGAGGACCGTCATCCAGTCCCTGACCATGTACCCCCGCCTGGGGGGCTTCGTCATGAACATCCTGTCCCGCCTCATCATGAAGCAG GTGTGGAAGTACCCCAAGGTGTGGGAGGGCTTCATCAAGTGCTGCCAGCGCACCAAGCCCCAGAGCTTCCAGGTCATCCTGCAGCTGCCGCCCCAGCAGCTGGGAGCCGTCTTTGACAAGTGCCCGGAGCTCCGGGAGCCCCTACTGGCCCATGTCCGCTCCTTCACCCCCCACCAG CAAGCTCACATCCCTAACTCCATCATGACCATCTTGGAGGCCAGCGGCAAGCAGGAGCCAGAGGCCAAGGAGGCGCCTGCGGGGCccctggaggag GATGACCTGGAACCCCTGGCCTTGGCCCCGGCCCCAGCACCCCGGCCCCCTCAGGACCTCATCGGCCTGAGGCTGGCCCAGGAGAAGGCTTTAAAGCGGCAgctggaggaggagcagaagCTGAAGCCGGGAGGAGTGGGagccccctcttcttcctcctctccctctccctcggCCCGGCCGGGCCCTCCCCCGTCTGAGGAAGCCATGGATTTCCGGGAGGAGGGGCCTGAGTGCGAGACCCCGGGCATTTTCATCAGCATGGATGACGACTCGGGGCTGACGGAGGCCGCGCTGTTGGACTCTAGTCTCGAAGGTCCCCTACCCAAG GAGACGGCAGCGGGTGGGCTGACCTTGAAGGAAGAGCGGAGCCCCCAGACCCTCGCACCTATTGGAGAAGATGCTGTGAAGACCCCCAGCCCGGTTGCTGAGGACGCCAGGGAACCTGAGGCCAAGGGGAACAGCTGA
- the SYMPK gene encoding symplekin isoform X3: MASGSGDSVTRRSVASQFFTQEEGPGIDGMTTSERVVDLLNQAALITNDSKITVLKQVQELIINKDPTLLDNFLDEIIAFQADKSIEVRKFVIGFIEEACKRDIELLLKLIANLNMLLRDENVNVVKKAILTMTQLYKVALQWMVKSRVISELQEACWDMVSAMAGDIILLLDSDNDGIRTHAIKFVEGLIVTLSPRMADSEIPRRQEHDISLDRIPRDHPYIQYNVLWEEGKAALEQLLKFMVHPAISSINLTTALGSLANIARQRPMFMSEVIQAYETLHANLPPTLAKSQVSSVRKNLKLHLLSVLKHPASLEFQAQITTLLVDLGTPQAEIARNMPSSKDTRKRPRDDSDSTLKKMKLEPNLGEDDEDKDLEPGPSGTSKASAQISGQSDTDITAEFLQPLLTPDNVANLVLISMVYLPEAMPASFQAIYTPVESAGTEAQIKHLARLMATQMTAAGLGPGVEQTKQCKEEPKEEKVVKTESVLIKRRLSAQGQAISVVGSLSSMSPLEEEAPQAKRRPEPIIPVTQPRLAGAGGRKKIFRLSDVLKPLTDAQVEAMKLGAVKRILRAEKAVACSGAAQVRIKILASLVTQFNSGLKAEVLSFILEDVRARLDLAFAWLYQEYNAYLAAGASGSLDKYEDCLIRLLSGLQEKPDQKDGIFTKVVLEAPLITESALEVVRKYCEDESRTYLGMSTLRDLIFKRPSRQFQYLHVLLDLSSHEKDKVRSQALLFIKRMYEKEQLREYVEKFALNYLQLLVHPNPPSVLFGADKDTEVAAPWTEETVKQCLYLYLALLPQNHKLIHELAAVYTEAIADIKRTVLRVIEQPIRGMGMNSPELLLLVENCPKGAETLVTRCLHSLTDKVPPSPELVKRVRDLYHKRLPDVRFLIPVLNGLEKKEVIQALPKLIKLNPIVVKEVFNRLLGTQHGEGNSALSPLNPGELLIALHNIDSVKCDMKSIIKGEALPPHSNGLAPATPGQDLSHPHAPTGICEVKDCVTHSPTSELWRATSLPPSLSCLLFPPSLPPPPSFLSGFTLYNPLFSASV, encoded by the exons GTCCAGGAGCTGATAATCAACAAAGACCCCACACTACTGGACAACTTCCTGGAC GAGATCATCGCATTCCAAGCAGACAAGTCAATTGAAGTGCGAAAATTTGTCATCGGCTTCATCGAGGAGGCATG CAAGCGAGACATTGAGTTGCTGCTGAAACTCATTGCAAACCTCAACATGCTCTTGAGGGATGAGAATGTGAACGTAGTGAAGAAGGCCATCCTCACCATGACCCAGCTCTACAAGGTGGCCCTGCAG TGGATGGTGAAGTCACGGGTCATTAGCGAGCTACAGGAGGCCTGCTGGGACATGGTATCTGCCATGGCGGGGGACATCATCCTGCTGTTGGACTCTGACAATGATGGCATCCGCACCCACGCCATCAAGTTTGTGGAGGGCCTCattgtcactctgtcaccccgcaTGGCTGACTCAGAGATACCCCGACGCCAGGAGCATGATATCAGCCTGGACCGCATCCCTCGTGACCACCCCTACATCCAGTACA ATGTGCTATGGGAAGAGGGCAAGGCAGCCTTGGAGCAGCTGCTTAAGTTCATGGTGCACCCTGCCATCTCCTCCATCAACCTGACCACAGCGCTGGGCTCCCTCGCCAATATCGCCCGCCAGAGACCCATGTTCATGTCTGAGGTGATCCAGGCCTATGAAACTCTGCATG CCAACCTGCCCCCAACGCTGGCCAAATCGCAGGTGAGCAGCGTGCGTAAGAATCTGAAGCTGCACCTGTTGAGTGTGCTGAAGCACCCGGCTTCCTTGGAGTTCCAGGCCCAGATCACCACCCTGCTGGTGGACCTGGGCACACCTCAGGCTGAGATCGCCCGCAACATGCCGAGCAGCAAGGACACCCGCAAGCGGCCCCGCGATGACTCGGACTCTACACTCAAGAAGATGAAGCTGG AGCCCAACCTAGGGGAGGATGATGAGGACAAGGACTTGGAGCCAGGCCCATCGGGGACCTCGAAGGCCTCGGCGCAGATCTCCGGCCAGTCAGACACGGACATCACAGCTGAGttcctgcagcctctgctgaCGCCTGATAATGTGGCTAATCTG GTCCTCATCAGCATGGTGTACCTGCCCGAGGCCATGCCAGCCTCCTTCCAGGCCATCTACACCCCCGTGGAGTCAGCAGGCACGGAAGCCCAGATCAAGCACCTGGCTCGGCTCATGGCCACACAGATGACAGCTGCCGGACTGGGACCAG GTGTAGAGCAGACCAAACAGTGCAAGGAGGAGCCCAAGGAGGAGAAGGTGGTGAAGACGGAGAGCGTCCTGATCAAGCGGCGCCTGTCAGCCCAGGGCCAAGCCATCTCGGTGGTGGGTTCCCTGAGCTCCATGTCCCCTCTGGAGGAAGAGGCACCGCAGGCCAAAAGGAGGCCAGAGCCCATTATCCCTGTCACTCAGCCCCG GCTGGCAGGCGCCGGTGGGCGCAAGAAAATTTTCCGTCTCAGCGACGTGCTGAAGCCCCTTACTGATGCCCAGGTGGAAGCCATGAAGCTGGGCGCTGTGAAGCGGATCCTGCGGGCTGAGAAGGCTGTGGCCTGCAGCGGGGCAGCCCAG GTCCGCATAAAGATCCtggccagcctggtgacacagttcAACTCAGGCCTGAAGGCGGAGGTCTTGTCCTTCATCCTGGAGGATGTGCGGGCCCGCCTGGATCTGGCCTTCGCCTGGCTCTACCAGGAGTACAACGCCTACCTGGCTGCGGGTGCCTCGGGCTCCCTGGACAAGTATGAGGACTGCCTCATCCGCCTGCTCTCTGGCCTGCAGGAGAAACCAGACCAGAAGGATGG GATCTTCACCAAGGTTGTGCTGGAGGCGCCACTCATCACAGAGAGTGCCCTGGAGGTGGTCCGCAAGTACTGCGAGGATGAG AGTCGCACCTATCTGGGCATGTCCACGCTTCGAGACCTGATCTTCAAGCGCCCATCCCGCCAGTTCCAGTACCTGCATGTCCTCCTTGACCTCAGCTCCCATGAGAAGGACAAG GTGCGCTCCCAGGCCCTGCTGTTCATCAAACGCATGTATGAGAAGGAGCAGCTGCGGGAGTATGTGGAGAAATTTGCCCTCAACTACCTGCAGCTCCTGGTGCACCCCAACCCACCGTCTGTGCTGTTTGGAGCTGACAAGGACACAG AGGTGGCAGCACCCTGGACGGAGGAGACAGTGAAGCAGTGTCTCTACCTCTACCTGGCCCTCCTGCCTCAGAACCACAAGCTGATCCATGAGCTGGCGGCCGTGTACACTGAAGCCATCGCCGACATCAAGCGGACGGTGCTGAGGGTCATTGAGCAGCCG ATCCGAGGAATGGGCATGAACTCCCCGGAGCTGCTCCTGCTGGTGGAAAATTGTCCTAAGGGGGCAGAGACACTGGTCACGCGATGTCTGCATAGCCTCACAGACAAAG TGCCACCCTCCCCGGAGCTGGTGAAGCGGGTCCGGGATCTCTACCACAAGCGACTGCCAGACGTCCGCTTCCTCATCCCGGTGCTCAATGGGCTGGAGAAG AAAGAGGTGATCCAGGCCCTGCCTAAACTCATCAAACTCAACCCCATCGTGGTGAAGGAAGTCTTCAACCGCCTGCTGGGCACCCAGCATG GTGAGGGAAACTCGGCCTTGTCCCCGCTGAACCCTGGAGAGCTCCTGATCGCATTACACAACATCGACTCCGTGAAGTGCGACATGAAGTCCATCATCAAAGGTGAGGCGCTTCCCCCCCACTCCAATGGCCTGGCCCCTGCGACGCCAGGGCAGGACCTCAGTCACCCACATGCCCCCACTGGAATCTGCGAAGTCAAAGACTGTGTCACTCACAGCCCCACCTCAGAGCTCTGGAgagccacctccctccctccctccttatcctg ccttctcttccctccctccctccctcctcctccttccttcctttcaggtTTTACCCTTTACAACCCActtttttctgcctctgtctAA